A stretch of the Alnus glutinosa chromosome 6, dhAlnGlut1.1, whole genome shotgun sequence genome encodes the following:
- the LOC133871618 gene encoding cation/H(+) antiporter 4-like yields the protein MNSSIETKEFCISIPPDVNSDGVWANPTLHLNNFSLPLLEMQMIAIFSITQASHFLLHRFGLPKIVSEMMAGLILGPQLLGRIKDYRDFMFPVLGQDLIGIISSLGYTLFLFLGGVKMDLSMIFRTGRKAMCIGALTLLVPFLLAMGTQKVLTMPLSSDDRLKIIMAAAIQASTPFPVIACLLSDLKIVNSELGRLGLSTAVVCDLLSGFLVSGFSLAKVAYWDRRGALQDVGMVVGYFIVVVFVARPAMYWIVRQTPEGRPVRDLYIFIIILVVLGAALVSNKFGLSVVFGPFILGLAVPDGPPLGSTLVHKLDCMVSGVLLPLFVTITMMKANLSDIDFYHDNRLAVPNAMITVVIVIAKFVACLVPALYCKMPIKDATTLALIMSCKGVCEMASYSIYRATNSISSDIFSIAMYTILVIASIVPILITRLYDPSRKYAGYQRRNLVDQKPNAELKILACIQRPEHIPAIINLLENVSPTRESPLVVYALHLIELIGRASPVFISHQMQKKTLSNRSYSEDVILSFSHFQRNNPDSVTVNAFTAISPSKLMYEDICMLALDKVTSLIILPFHRKYSIDGSIELEDNTLRTLNCSVLERAPCSVAILVNRGHIKRSTTTNVLESYNVAMVFLGGRDDREAVTLAKRMAKYSTICLTVIRLIPEGEEGITDWDKMLDSEVLKDLKYSTSAGEEYIVYMEEMVSDGPETAMRLREIVDEYDLFIVGRRYNVESPLTIGFDEWSEFPELGVMGDMLASTDFNGRCSVLVVQQQMTV from the exons ATGAATTCAAGCATCGAGACAAAGGAGTTTTGCATTTCAATACCACCTGACGTTAATTCAGATGGTGTGTGGGCGAATCCCACTTTACATCTCAATAACTTTTCCTTGCCACTGCTGGAAATGCAGATGATTGCCATTTTTAGCATCACCCAAGcctcccattttcttctccataGATTTGGGCTGCCCAAGATTGTCTCTGAAATGATG GCAGGCCTAATATTGGGTCCTCAGTTACTTGGGCGCATAAAAGATTATCGTGATTTCATGTTCCCAGTTTTAGGCCAAGACTTGATCGGCATCATATCTTCGTTAGGGTACACACTGTTTCTATTTCTAGGGGGAGTAAAAATGGACCTGAGCATGATATTTAGAACGGGAAGGAAGGCCATGTGTATTGGTGCTTTGACCCTGTTAGTGCCTTTTCTGCTTGCTATGGGAACGCAGAAGGTCCTCACCATGCCTCTAAGCAGCGACGATAGACTGAAAATCATCATGGCAGCGGCGATACAAGCTTCGACGCCGTTTCCGGTCATTGCTTGCCTTCTAAGTGACCTCAAAATTGTAAATTCTGAACTCGGCCGACTAGGACTATCTACAGCAGTGGTGTGTGACCTGCTAAGTGGGTTTCTTGTTTCTGGTTTCTCATTGGCTAAAGTTGCGTATTGGGACAGAAGAGGGGCTTTGCAGGATGTTGGGATGGTTGTAGGGTATTTCATAGTTGTTGTGTTTGTTGCCCGGCCGGCTATGTATTGGATAGTGAGACAGACCCCTGAAGGCAGGCCTGTGAGGGACCTCTACATTTTTATCATCATTCTAGTAGTGTTGGGTGCTGCTTTGGTATCTAATAAGTTTGGCCTGTCGGTGGTGTTCGGGCCTTTTATTTTGGGTTTGGCCGTACCGGACGGACCGCCACTGGGATCGACTCTAGTCCACAAGCTGGATTGCATGGTCTCCGGGGTGCTTTTGCCACTCTTTGTAACCATAACCATGATGAAGGCGAATCTATCAGACATAGACTTTTATCATGACAATCGATTGGCAGTTCCCAATGCAATGATTACAGTCGTTATTGTCATTGCCAAGTTTGTAGCCTGTTTGGTGCCCGCACTGTATTGCAAGATGCCAATCAAGGATGCAACCACACTAGCTCTCATTATGAGTTGCAAAGGCGTTTGCGAAATGGCCTCCTATAGCATTTACAGAGCCACTAAC AGCATATCCTCGGATATTTTCTCTATTGCAATGTACACAATTCTCGTTATTGCCAGCATCGTGCCAATTCTAATTACGCGCTTGTACGATCCTTCAAGGAAATATGCCGGCTACCAGAGAAGAAACTTAGTTGATCAGAAACCAAATGCAGAGCTAAAGATTCTTGCTTGCATCCAAAGACCAGAACACATCCCCGCCATCATCAACCTACTTGAGAATGTATCACCAACAAGAGAGAGCCCCCTTGTTGTTTACGCTCTTCACCTCATTGAGCTAATTGGTAGAGCCTCGCCCGTCTTCATTTCCCACCAAATGCAGAAGAAGACTCTTTCAAACCGCTCCTACTCCGAAGACGTCATTCTTTCGTTCAGTCATTTTCAGCGAAACAATCCTGATAGTGTAACTGTGAATGCCTTCACGGCCATCTCCCCATCCAAGCTAATGTACGAGGACATCTGCATGCTTGCACTCGACAAAGTTACGTCTCTTATAATCCTCCCATTCCATCGAAAATACTCCATTGATGGGTCTATTGAATTGGAAGACAATACGCTAAGGACCCTAAATTGTAGTGTTCTCGAGAGAGCGCCTTGCTCTGTGGCAATCCTTGTTAACCGTGGCCATATAAAGCgctcaacaacaacaaacgTGCTAGAGTCATACAATGTTGCCATGGTCTTCTTGGGAGGACGTGATGATAGAGAGGCAGTGACTTTGGCTAAACGCATGGCCAAGTACTCTACCATTTGCCTAACTGTGATACGGCTGATTCCTGAGGGTGAAGAAGGCATTACTGACTGGGATAAAATGCTGGACTCAGAGGTACTGAAGGACCTCAAGTATAGCACTTCTGCAGGTGAAGAATATATAGTTTACATGGAGGAGATGGTGAGCGACGGACCCGAGACCGCAATGAGATTGAGAGAAATAGTAGATGAATATGACCTTTTCATAGTTGGAAGAAGATACAACGTGGAGAGCCCTCTTACAATTGGTTTTGATGAATGGAGCGAATTCCCAGAGCTAGGGGTTATGGGAGACATGCTTGCCTCAACAGATTTCAATGGCAGATGTTCAGTCTTGGTGGTGCAACAACAGATGACAGTGTAG